In Anopheles gambiae chromosome 2, idAnoGambNW_F1_1, whole genome shotgun sequence, a single window of DNA contains:
- the LOC133395096 gene encoding uncharacterized protein K02A2.6-like has product MNNENLETVINQMAQLLQQMAAFKTRSPDEILESLSKTIEEFRFDEENNITFEKWYVRFKDLFQNDASSLNDEAKVRLLLRKLETSAHSRYVNYILPKQPHENSFEETVNILKKIFGKQYSVFHKRYQCLQIVKSALEDIITYGGRVNKACEDSEFENLKLDDFKCLIFICGLQAPEFSDIRARLLSRIENATPEAKVNIQTLMAEFQRLINLKADTTMIENQSRSKHSVHAVSEKKPYRLPQPSRFDNSKDQRQPKSDSNTVPRTPCWQCGKMHFVRDCNFTDHLCKVCKNVGHKEGYCKAMRSKSSNNNTYQKSEKNQNQNQKKSQGIFVNHVTKNTAKRKFISIIINGITTSLQLDTASDITVISKTTWQHLGQPKLSQASIEASNASGEQLKLIGEFECEVILNAITEKCVCFVTSSPVLNVIGIDWIDRFNLWAIPFDVLCKKVSSACPKDRIVQLQSKYPTVFDDSLGHCTKTKVKLFLKPNVKPVFCPKRPVPFNTIALVDAELSRLQSLGIITPIDFSEWAAPIVAIRKPNGKVRICADYSTGLNEALESNHYPLPTPEEIFAQLNGSVVFSIVDLSDAYLQVEVEDESKHLLTINTHRGLFQFNRLAPGVKSAPGAFQRLVDGMIADIPGVRTFLDDAIIFGKTWEAHKQSLDTFLQRLKEYGFHVKLEKCHFYQTEIVYLGHVVDRNGIRPDPEKLKTIASIPAPTNISELRSFLGAVNFYGRFVRNMHELRHPLDQLLKKDTKWKWNSDCQTSFEKFKKVLQSDLLLTHYDPNLPIIVAADASSTGVGAVIFHKFPNGYLKAIQHASRTLTSAEQGYGQPEKEALALTYGVTKFHKYLLGRKFTLLTDHKPLLSIFGSKKGIPLHTANRLQRWALMLLNYDFTIEYVSTTEFGLDGVPQVFDF; this is encoded by the coding sequence ATGAACAATGAAAACCTTGAAACCGTTATCAACCAAATGGCTCAACTTCTTCAACAGATGGCTGCTTTTAAAACTAGAAGTCCTGACGAAATCCTTGAATCTTTATCGAAAACCATCGAGGAGTTTCGTTTcgatgaagaaaacaacatcACTTTTGAAAAATGGTATGTACGTTTCAAAGACCTTTTTCAAAACGATGCCAGCAGTTTGAATGACGAGGCGAAAGTGCGACTTTTGCTGAGGAAGCTGGAAACGTCCGCTCACAGCCGGTATGTGAATTACATTCTTCCGAAGCAACCGCATGAAAATTCGTTTGAAGAAACCGTCAATATTCTCAAAAAAATCTTCGGAAAGCAATATTCGGTGTTCCACAAAAGGTACCAGTGCTTGCAGATAGTGAAATCTGCATTAGAAGATATCATCACTTACGGCGGAAGAGTGAATAAGGCATGCGAGGATTCTGAGTTCGAGAATTTGAAATTAGACGATTTCAAATGTCTAATTTTCATTTGCGGACTGCAAGCTCCGGAATTCTCGGATATCAGAGCAAGACTGCTATCTCGAATAGAAAACGCGACGCCGGAGGCTAAAGTGAACATTCAAACACTAATGGCAGAATTTCAACGGCTTATCAATCTGAAAGCGGATACAACGATGATCGAAAATCAATCAAGATCGAAGCATTCCGTGCATGCAGTTTCAGAGAAGAAACCGTATCGTTTGCCACAGCCTTCCCGATTCGACAATTCAAAAGATCAGCGTCAACCGAAATCAGATTCGAATACTGTCCCTCGTACTCCTTGTTGGCAATGtggaaaaatgcattttgtacGGGATTGCAATTTTACAGATCATCTCTGCAAAGTGTGCAAAAATGTAGGCCACAAGGAAGGTTACTGTAAAGCCATGAGATCAAAAtcttcaaacaacaacacatatCAAAAGAGTGAGaagaatcaaaatcaaaatcaaaagaaatCTCAGGGAATTTTCGTTAATCATGTCACGAAAAACACTGCTAAAAGGAAATTTATCTCTATCATAATCAATGGCATAACTACATCACTCCAACTGGACACCGCAAGTGACATAACAGTTATTTCTAAAACAACATGGCAACATTTGGGTCAACCGAAACTTTCTCAAGCATCCATTGAAGCATCGAATGCATCGGGAGAACAACTCAAGCTTATCGGTGAATTCGAATGCGAGGTTATCCTTAATGCGATTACAgagaaatgtgtttgttttgttacatcaTCACCAGTCCTAAATGTTATAGGTATAGATTGGATAGATAGGTTTAATCTATGGGCAATTCCCTTCGATGTACTGTGTAAGAAAGTTTCATCAGCATGTCCAAAGGATCGAATAGTACAGCTTCAATCGAAATATCCAACAGTTTTCGATGATTCGCTTGGACATTGCACAAAAACGAAGGTGAAACTGTTTCTGAAGCCCAATGTAAAACCAGTTTTCTGTCCAAAACGACCAGTACCATTCAATACTATCGCTCTTGTGGATGCGGAACTATCAAGACTACAATCACTAGGCATCATCACACCAATAGACTTTTCGGAGTGGGCTGCTCCGATAGTAGCCATTCGCAAGCCTAATGGTAAAGTTCGAATTTGTGCGGATTATTCGACGGGGCTTAACGAAGCTTTAGAGTCAAATCATTATCCTCTACCTACTCCTGAAGAAATTTTTGCACAGTTGAACGGAAGTGTTGTATTCAGCATAGTCGATTTGTCCGATGCATACCTACAAGTAGAAGTAGAAGACGAATCTAAACACCTTCTTACGATCAACACACATAGAGGTCTTTTTCAGTTCAACCGTCTCGCACCGGGAGTCAAATCAGCACCTGGAGCTTTTCAAAGACTAGTTGACGGTATGATTGCTGACATTCCTGGCGTTAGAACATTTCTAGATGATGCTATAATTTTCGGTAAAACTTGGGAGGCACACAAGCAATCATTAGACACATTTCTTCAGCGTTTAAAAGAATATGGCTTCCACGTCAAGCTGGAAAAATGTCATTTCTATCAAACTGAAATTGTCTATTTGGGGCATGTGGTAGATCGCAACGGCATACGTCCTGACCCAGAGAAGCTGAAAACCATCGCATCTATTCCAGCACCAACGAACATTTCCGAATTAAGATCGTTCTTAGGAGCTGTGAATTTCTACGGCCGATTTGTGAGAAACATGCATGAACTCAGACACCCGTTAGATCAATTGCTAAAGAAGGATACGAAGTGGAAGTGGAATTCGGATTGTCAGACATCGTTCGAAAAATTCAAGAAAGTACTGCAATCTGACTTACTGTTGACACATTATGATCCGAATCTTCCTATCATCGTTGCAGCAGATGCGTCTAGCACCGGCGTTGGCGCAgtcatttttcataaatttccgAACGGATATTTGAAAGCCATTCAACATGCTTCAAGAACATTAACGTCTGCAGAACAAGGCTACGGACAACCGGAAAAAGAAGCTCTGGCTCTTACTTATGGGGTAACCAAATTTCATAAGTACTTACTTGGTCGGAAATTTACTCTTTTAACCGATCATAAGCCTTTACTATCCATATTTGGTTCAAAAAAGGGAATTCCTTTGCACACAGCAAACCGACTCCAACGGTGGGCATTGATGTTATTAAACTACGATTTTACCATCGAATATGTTTCAACCACCGAGTTTGG
- the LOC133391863 gene encoding uncharacterized protein K02A2.6-like produces the protein MDEEQRRLSQHFEVPGPVFLQPVNDQPLLPNAPAMDQPTGVQPSTSQQLPSFQPATSQQAPSFQPATSQQAPSFPQATSQHPPSLSNSSANGEPSMIQLMQLLQHQMQQQQQMQQMQQQLMTKLMQQQQQPVSQPVTASHTQQQFQPPNPEQILDALASNITELRFEAEAGITFEAWYSRYEDLFINDAARIDDSAKVRLLMRKLGAMEHERYVNFILPRYPRDFTLEATIEKLKSIFGKAESLLSKRYKCMLLNKSRSEDFLVYACRVNRACVDFQLKGMSEEQLKCLVFVCGLKEETDKDFRLKLLTRIEERADVTLEQLSAECNRIANLKLDNAMIVGEKGEQVYAIQNGDRQNKPNFRAKRSRPRWGNHDGRSGNDKPSNPCWLCGELHWVKDCPQATQKCRVCNKAGHRENRCRNRKGVRRGRNQFFSTNTVRVCSVQTNRKFVNVSINGTVILLQLDTASDITVIDETAWRKLGQPSLVKPSVNAKTASNEELKLLGEFSSTVSINNVTQPAIIRVAPGELLLLGTDLVDLFELASVPMNTFCATISTHTHIPQNLQKSFSEVFNGTGLCTKAQIRLQLKENSRPVFRPKRPVAYAMQAVVDDELERLEKAKIITPVDYSDWAAPIVVVRKSNGNVRICGDYSTGLNDALQPHEYPLPLPDDIFAKLAHCQYFSKIDLSDAFSQVEIEECYRPLLAINTHRGLYHYNRLPPGIKIAPAAFQQIIDTMLAGLHDTSGYMDDVVVGGKTEIEHDTNLANLLQRIREFGFTIRAEKCAFRMQKIEYLGHIIDRNGIRPNPTKIDAINNLPAPTNIQEVRSFLGAINYYGTFVPRMRDLRYPLDELLKDGNQFLWTKQCEEAFNKFKRILTSDLLITHYDPRAEIIVAADASSVGLGATISHTFKDGSTKVVQHASRALTKAEAAYSHIDREGLAIIFAVTRFHKMLYGSHFRLQTDHRPLLRIFGSKKGIPVYTANRLQRFALTLQLYDFHIEYIPTDKFGNADVLSRLIDKHAKPDPEYMIASIELEEAVSSVAIKSLNTFPIRFRKVEKATCNDVYFVTYIGTSRTVGQGTSYSARIWHAFKAGRTP, from the coding sequence ATGGATGAAGAGCAGCGAAGACTTTCGCAGCATTTCGAGGTTCCGGGACCGGTATTTCTGCAACCGGTAAATGATCAGCCCCTCCTGCCCAACGCTCCTGCCATGGATCAGCCCACGGGAGTCCAACCATCGACAAGCCAGCAAttgccatcgttccagccAGCGACAAGCCAGCAAGCGCCATCGTTCCAGCCAGCGACAAGCCAGCAAGCGCCATCGTTCCCGCAAGCCACAAGCCAGCACCCACCATCGCTGTCGAATTCATCCGCAAACGGTGAGCCCTCAATGATCCaattaatgcaacttttgcaACATCaaatgcaacagcaacagcaaatgcagcaaatgcagcAACAGTTGATGACAAAattaatgcagcagcagcagcagccggtatCACAACCGGTAacagcatcacacacacagcagcagttccAGCCACCCAACCCGGAGCAAATCCTTGATGCATTGGCCAGTAACATCACCGAGCTCCGCTTCGAGGCCGAAGCCGGAATCACGTTCGAGGCCTGGTACTCACGGTACGAGGATTTATTCATCAATGATGCTGCACGGATTGACGATTCCGCAAAGGTGAGGCTGCTCATGCGTAAGCTGGGTGCAATGGAGCACGAAAGGTAcgttaattttatattaccCCGTTATCCTCGTGATTTTACGCTAGAAGCCACAATCGAGAAGCTAAAATCAATTTTTGGCAAGGCTGAATCGCTACTAAGTAAGCGTTATAAGTGCATGCTGCTCAATAAATCCCGTTCCGAAGATTTTCTGGTGTACGCGTGTCGTGTCAATCGAGCGTGTGtcgatttccagctaaaaggGATGAGCGAAGAGCAGCTTAAGTGtctcgtttttgtgtgtgggttaAAGGAGGAAACGGATAAAGATTTTCGGCTCAAATTGCTCACTCGCATAGAAGAGCGCGCTGATGTAACACTCGAGCAGCTTTCGGCGGAGTGTAACCGTATTGCAAATTTAAAACTCGACAATGCAATGATTGTGGGCGAAAAGGGAGAGCAAGTGTATGCTATACAAAATGGCGATCGGCAGAACAAGCCGAATTTTCGCGCAAAGAGATCACGCCCGCGCTGGGGAAATCACGATGGCCGATCAGGAAACGATAAGCCGTCCAATCCTTGTTGGCTGTGCGGTGAACTGCATTGGGTAAAAGATTGTCCGCAAGCTACACAAAAGTGTCGAGTATGCAACAAGGCTGGTCATCGGGAAAATCGCTGTCGCAATCGAAAAGGTGTTCGCCGGGgaagaaatcaatttttttctaCTAATACCGTTAGGGTGTGCAGCGTACAAACAAACCGCAAATTTGTCAATGTATCCATCAATGGAACGGTCATACTCCTGCAGTTGGATACAGCGTCTGACATAACCGTCATAGACGAAACAGCATGGAGGAAATTAGGGCAACCATCATTGGTGAAGCCTTCAGTAAATGCGAAAACTGCCTCTAACGAAGAACTGAAGCTTTTGGGggaattttcatcaacagtttCAATAAATAATGTCACACAACCAGCGATCATTCGCGTGGCGCCGGGTGAGCTACTTTTATTAGGAACAGATCTAGTGGATCTTTTCGAGCTTGCATCAGTTCCTATGAATACGTTTTGTGCTACAATTTCTACTCACACGCATATCCCTCAGAATCTGCAGAAAAGTTTTTCGGAAGTTTTTAATGGCACGGGGCTCTGCACGAAAGCGCAAATCAGATTGCAGCTGAAAGAAAATAGTCGACCCGTTTTCCGTCCAAAACGGCCAGTTGCATATGCAATGCAGGCAGTAGTCGACGATGAGCTCGAACGGCTAGAAAAAGCTAAAATAATAACGCCGGTTGATTACTCCGACTGGGCCGCTCCAATCGTCGTCGTTCGTAAGAGCAATGGTAACGTTCGAATATGTGGTGATTATTCGACCGGGCTAAACGATGCGTTGCAGCCTCACGAGTATCCCCTACCATTGCCAGACGATATTTTTGCGAAATTAGCCCACTGCCAATATTTCAGCAAAATAGATTTGTCGGACGCTTTTTCGCAAGTCGAGATCGAGGAGTGTTACAGACCTCTCTTGGCGATAAACACGCATCGGGGACTTTACCATTATAACCGTTTGCCTCCCGGCATAAAAATCGCGCCCGCGGCTTTTCAACAAATCATCGACACGATGCTCGCCGGTCTGCACGATACGTCAGGTTACATGGACGACGTAGTCGTTGGGGGCAAAACCGAAATAGAGCACGATACAAATTTGGCCAATCTGCTTCAACGCATAAGGGAGTTTGGATTCACTATCCGTGCCGAGAAATGTGCATTTAGGATGCAGAAAATCGAATATCTCGGCCATATAATCGATCGTAATGGAATCAGACCCAACCCGACAAAGATAGATGCGATTAATAATTTACCAGCACCAACAAACATACAGGAGGTTCGCTCATTTTTGGGTGCTATTAATTATTATGGCACATTTGTTCCCAGGATGCGGGATTTGAGGTACCCCCTGGACGAGTTACTAAAGGACGGTAACCAGTTCCTCTGGACGAAGCAGTGCGAGGAGGCCTTCAACAAATTTAAACGTATTTTAACATCTGACCTGCTTATAACTCACTATGACCCTAGAGCTGAAATCATCGTAGCCGCAGATGCCTCCTCCGTCGGACTGGGTGCAACAATAAGTCACACATTTAAAGACGGGTCAACAAAAGTGGTTCAACACGCGTCCCGTGCATTAACAAAAGCCGAAGCAGCATATAGCCATATAGACCGCGAGGGATTGGCTATCATTTTTGCGGTGACGCGTTTTCATAAAATGCTGTACGGTAGCCATTTCCGGCTTCAAACCGATCATCGACCCCTGCTACGAATCTTTGGCTCCAAAAAGGGAATACCTGTCTACACGGCGAATCGGCTCCAAAGATTCGCACTAACATTGCAGCTGTACGATTTCCACATCGAGTACATACCAACGGACAAATTCGGCAACGCAGACGTACTATCCCGGCTTATTGACAAGCATGCTAAGCCGGACCCAGAATATATGATTGCCAGCATCGAGCTTGAGGAAGCTGTAAGTTCTGTAGCCATAAAATCACTAAACACTTTTCCGATTCGTTTTAGAAAAGTTGAAAAGGCTACATGCAACGATGTTTACTTCGTAACGTATATAGGTACGTCACGAACGGTTGGCCAAGGAACGTCATACTCGGCAAGGATCTGGCACGCTTTTAAAGCCGGAAGGACGCCTTAA